The proteins below are encoded in one region of Sphingobium yanoikuyae:
- a CDS encoding cytochrome P450, giving the protein MATTQATPVMDIPAHVPPELVREIGLTTGPEFLAAPHAFMAKLHETHPPIFYSVNPLIGNSWCTIKHEDAFFALRHPEYFTTAGATPFPRDPNNYFHFIPLEIDPPHHRKYRAILDSTFSPQSVLRLEAYMRRLTNDLIDSFIDAGEVEFTTAFGRPLPVSIFLDLMGLPQEMRDTFVGWAVDLLHSQDRMTAGLAMRGIEAYLAQVIVEKTARPDDGVISTIIQARPGGEPLTEREIFGFTFFLFIAGLDTVFATLNNIWLWLAENPDRRREIIAHPDQINAQVEELLRVFSVTFSGRTLTQDLEMRGVQMKKGDKFNSILPACNYDPDIFPDPTRVDFNRPRKPILAFAGGVHSCIGAHLARLEVKVALQEWLRRLPDFAVRSDAEISYWPGGVVGPKSLPLFW; this is encoded by the coding sequence ATGGCAACCACTCAAGCGACGCCGGTGATGGACATTCCGGCCCATGTCCCGCCCGAACTGGTGCGCGAGATCGGCCTGACCACCGGCCCGGAATTTCTCGCCGCGCCCCACGCCTTCATGGCGAAACTGCACGAGACGCATCCGCCGATCTTCTACAGCGTCAATCCGCTGATCGGGAACAGCTGGTGTACGATCAAGCATGAGGATGCCTTCTTCGCGTTGCGCCACCCGGAATATTTCACCACCGCCGGGGCCACCCCCTTCCCGCGCGATCCCAATAATTATTTCCATTTCATTCCGCTGGAGATCGATCCGCCGCATCATCGCAAATATCGCGCGATCCTCGATTCGACCTTTTCGCCGCAAAGCGTGTTGCGGCTTGAAGCCTATATGCGTCGCCTGACCAACGACCTGATCGACAGCTTCATCGATGCCGGCGAAGTGGAATTCACCACCGCCTTCGGCCGACCGCTGCCGGTGTCGATCTTCCTCGACCTGATGGGCCTGCCGCAGGAGATGCGCGATACCTTCGTCGGCTGGGCGGTCGACCTGCTCCATTCGCAGGATCGCATGACTGCCGGCCTCGCCATGCGCGGGATCGAGGCCTATCTGGCACAGGTGATCGTCGAGAAGACGGCCAGGCCCGATGATGGCGTCATCAGCACGATCATCCAGGCGCGACCCGGCGGCGAACCGCTCACGGAGCGGGAGATTTTCGGCTTCACCTTCTTCCTGTTCATCGCCGGGCTCGACACGGTGTTCGCGACGCTCAACAATATCTGGCTATGGCTGGCGGAAAATCCCGATCGGCGGCGTGAGATCATCGCCCATCCCGACCAGATCAATGCCCAGGTGGAGGAATTGCTGCGGGTCTTTTCCGTCACTTTCTCCGGCCGCACCCTGACCCAGGATCTGGAAATGCGCGGCGTGCAGATGAAGAAAGGCGACAAGTTCAACAGCATCCTGCCTGCCTGCAACTATGACCCCGATATCTTCCCGGATCCGACGCGCGTGGATTTCAACCGGCCACGCAAGCCGATTCTGGCCTTTGCCGGCGGGGTGCATAGCTGCATTGGTGCGCATTTGGCGCGTCTGGAGGTGAAGGTGGCGTTGCAGGAGTGGCTGCGACGGTTGCCGGACTTTGCGGTTCGGTCGGATGCGGAGATCAGCTACTGGCCTGGCGGTGTGGTTGGGCCCAAGTCGCTGCCGCTGTTTTGGTAA
- a CDS encoding 2Fe-2S iron-sulfur cluster-binding protein, producing MATVLFVEASGAEHRIDVPAGENLMRAALNEGLDGMVGECGGGLACATCHCYVEEDWADRLPAPAQTELDMLECTASERRPSSRLGCQIVVSDALDGLVVHLPAAQY from the coding sequence ATGGCGACGGTCCTCTTTGTCGAGGCCAGCGGCGCGGAGCATCGGATCGATGTCCCGGCGGGCGAGAATCTGATGCGCGCGGCGCTCAACGAAGGGCTCGACGGCATGGTCGGCGAATGCGGCGGCGGCCTCGCCTGCGCGACCTGCCATTGCTATGTCGAGGAGGATTGGGCCGACCGTCTGCCCGCGCCTGCGCAGACCGAGCTGGACATGCTCGAATGCACCGCCAGCGAGCGCCGCCCGAGCAGCCGCCTTGGCTGCCAGATCGTCGTCAGCGACGCGCTCGACGGGCTGGTCGTCCATCTGCCCGCCGCGCAATATTGA
- a CDS encoding acyl-CoA thioesterase, with the protein MTIDPHREVILRVVPRPADINSNGHIFGGWVLSQMDIAGGIVAGRIAQGAVATVAIESMKFISPILMGDLVSVYAQEEKRGRTSVAIRIDVVATRGGGAETVALTSGVFTFVALDETHRPRPIPGD; encoded by the coding sequence TTGACGATTGATCCCCATCGCGAAGTGATATTGCGGGTCGTGCCGCGCCCGGCCGACATCAACAGCAATGGCCATATCTTTGGCGGCTGGGTGCTGAGCCAGATGGATATTGCCGGCGGCATCGTCGCGGGGCGAATCGCCCAGGGCGCGGTGGCGACGGTCGCGATCGAGAGCATGAAGTTCATCTCGCCGATCCTGATGGGCGACCTGGTGTCGGTCTATGCGCAGGAAGAGAAGCGCGGCCGCACATCGGTCGCGATCCGCATCGACGTGGTGGCGACTCGCGGTGGCGGCGCGGAAACGGTGGCGCTGACCAGCGGCGTCTTCACCTTCGTCGCACTGGATGAGACCCACCGGCCCCGCCCCATTCCCGGCGACTGA
- the prmC gene encoding peptide chain release factor N(5)-glutamine methyltransferase, whose product MSVADALRDATVSLAAISDTPRLDAELLMAHALGIGRNDLLLRQRDLSVPDTFAVHMQQRLAGAPIAHILGSRDFWTISLAVTPDVLIPRPDSETLIEAAVDHFRDRAPTTILDLGTGSGALLLAALDQWPDAMGLGIDASAAALAVAQGNADRLGMGKRARFQLGDWAAGVTGPFDLLLINPPYIATDAPLAGDVLHDPASALFAGADGLDDYRRIAPQLPALIAPGGMAAIEIGYDQGESVSALLRAQGLGVSLRRDLAGHDRCLVATPGE is encoded by the coding sequence GTGAGCGTCGCCGATGCGCTGCGCGACGCCACTGTCAGCTTAGCCGCGATCAGCGACACCCCCCGGCTCGACGCCGAACTGCTGATGGCCCATGCATTGGGCATCGGCCGCAATGACCTGCTGCTGCGCCAGCGCGACCTGTCTGTCCCTGACACTTTCGCTGTCCATATGCAGCAGCGGCTGGCCGGCGCGCCGATCGCCCATATCCTGGGTAGCCGCGATTTCTGGACGATCAGCTTGGCCGTCACGCCCGACGTATTGATCCCGCGCCCGGACAGCGAGACGCTGATCGAGGCGGCGGTCGATCATTTCCGCGATCGTGCGCCGACCACCATATTGGACCTTGGCACCGGATCGGGCGCGCTGCTGCTCGCCGCGCTCGACCAGTGGCCCGATGCGATGGGGCTGGGCATCGATGCCTCTGCCGCTGCGCTGGCGGTGGCGCAGGGCAATGCCGACCGGCTGGGCATGGGGAAGCGCGCGCGCTTCCAGTTGGGCGATTGGGCGGCCGGCGTGACCGGGCCGTTCGACCTGCTGCTGATCAACCCGCCCTATATCGCGACCGACGCGCCGCTCGCCGGTGACGTGCTGCATGATCCAGCCAGCGCATTGTTCGCCGGCGCCGACGGGCTGGACGATTATCGCCGCATCGCGCCGCAACTGCCCGCGCTGATCGCGCCGGGCGGCATGGCCGCGATCGAGATCGGCTATGATCAGGGGGAAAGCGTGTCGGCACTGCTGCGGGCACAGGGGCTGGGCGTATCGCTGCGTCGTGACCTTGCGGGGCATGATCGCTGCCTCGTCGCCACGCCGGGCGAATAA
- a CDS encoding DUF4167 domain-containing protein — MINNRQAGRRNRGRNNNNNGRPNGGNRGGGDNGNRIDNRARGNAAQLLEKYKNMARDAQMAGDRVNAEYYLQFADHYFRVLADNRSRQEEQQQRFRRNDENFDDESEEFEGNEDGAEEGRTEQPERAERDYDRREPRGERQDRGDRNDRGDRGDRNRRDRNRRDRPVAEEGAEQQPVAAEQPAELAAEPAAEAPKPRRGRPRKADAAPTEANEGLDVSILPPSIARADNDSDTDVTEEAPRKRTRRARPATEAAE, encoded by the coding sequence TTGATCAACAACCGGCAGGCCGGTCGCCGCAATCGCGGCCGGAATAATAACAACAACGGTCGTCCCAATGGCGGTAACCGGGGTGGTGGCGACAACGGCAACCGTATCGACAACCGCGCCCGCGGCAATGCGGCCCAGCTTCTTGAGAAATACAAGAATATGGCGCGCGATGCCCAGATGGCCGGCGACCGTGTGAACGCCGAATATTATCTGCAGTTCGCCGATCATTATTTCCGCGTGCTGGCCGACAATCGTTCGCGCCAGGAGGAGCAGCAGCAGCGCTTCCGCCGGAATGACGAGAATTTCGACGATGAGAGCGAAGAGTTCGAGGGCAATGAGGACGGCGCCGAAGAGGGCCGCACCGAACAGCCCGAGCGCGCCGAACGCGATTATGACCGTCGCGAACCGCGCGGCGAGCGCCAGGATCGCGGTGACCGCAATGATCGTGGCGATCGGGGCGACCGCAACCGTCGCGATCGCAACCGCCGCGACCGCCCCGTCGCCGAGGAAGGCGCCGAGCAGCAGCCGGTGGCAGCCGAACAGCCCGCAGAACTCGCAGCCGAACCGGCCGCCGAAGCGCCCAAGCCGCGTCGCGGTCGTCCGCGCAAGGCCGATGCTGCGCCGACCGAAGCGAATGAAGGCCTGGATGTCAGCATCCTGCCCCCCTCGATCGCCCGCGCCGATAATGACAGCGACACGGACGTGACCGAGGAAGCGCCCCGCAAGCGCACCCGTCGCGCCCGTCCGGCGACCGAAGCCGCCGAATAA
- a CDS encoding TetR/AcrR family transcriptional regulator — MYRAQQTDDAIAELDDRNQQIVAAAYDLLDEEGLEGLTIRAVLQRTGLARRALYDRFAGKDDLVLAVFAHTLRRAAEQFGEQVRDLPDPLARLHHIVTAIVIGRAAIDGDWQGGQRRSAALSREHLRLAEARPVELQKAVSPLIDLIATILSEGMAEGQVRAGPPSWMALLVYNLVSTTVHSQLLAEEAAIPDRQRRSELAVEIWEFCRRAIAA, encoded by the coding sequence ATGTACCGGGCGCAGCAAACCGACGACGCGATCGCGGAACTGGACGATCGCAACCAGCAGATCGTCGCCGCCGCCTATGATCTGCTCGACGAGGAGGGGCTGGAGGGGCTGACGATCCGTGCCGTATTGCAGCGCACCGGGCTCGCGCGTCGGGCGCTGTACGATCGCTTTGCGGGCAAGGACGATCTGGTTCTGGCGGTGTTTGCCCATACACTTCGCCGCGCAGCGGAACAGTTCGGCGAACAGGTGCGCGACCTGCCGGATCCGCTGGCGCGCTTGCATCATATCGTAACGGCCATTGTCATCGGTCGCGCAGCCATTGATGGCGATTGGCAAGGCGGCCAGCGCCGGAGCGCGGCGCTCAGCCGCGAGCATCTGCGCCTGGCGGAGGCGCGTCCGGTCGAACTGCAAAAGGCGGTAAGCCCGCTCATCGACCTGATTGCCACGATCCTGTCCGAAGGCATGGCAGAGGGGCAGGTCCGCGCAGGACCGCCGTCGTGGATGGCGCTGCTCGTCTATAATCTGGTCTCGACCACCGTCCACAGCCAGTTGCTTGCCGAGGAGGCCGCCATTCCCGACCGCCAGCGCCGATCCGAACTGGCGGTCGAGATATGGGAATTTTGCCGCCGGGCGATCGCGGCCTAG
- a CDS encoding CBS domain-containing protein, protein MTIAAILQGKGRDVVQVQSTDSVLSVVTLLADRRIGCVPVVDGGQVVGIFSERDVVYRLAQQGAEALNHTVADVMTRPAITIDDQMPVIHALSLMTKRRIRHLPVVKGSDLIGLVSIGDLVKFRIDNIESEAAALRDYIQTA, encoded by the coding sequence ATGACCATCGCGGCAATCTTGCAGGGCAAGGGGCGCGACGTCGTCCAGGTCCAGTCGACCGACAGCGTATTGTCGGTGGTGACCCTGCTGGCGGATCGGCGCATCGGCTGCGTGCCGGTGGTCGATGGCGGTCAGGTGGTCGGCATCTTTTCCGAACGCGACGTCGTCTATCGTCTGGCCCAGCAAGGGGCAGAGGCGTTGAACCACACGGTCGCCGATGTGATGACCCGGCCCGCGATCACCATCGACGACCAGATGCCGGTGATCCACGCTTTGTCGCTGATGACCAAGCGGCGCATCCGCCATTTGCCGGTGGTGAAGGGCAGCGACCTGATCGGTCTGGTCTCGATCGGCGATCTGGTGAAGTTCCGCATCGACAATATCGAATCGGAAGCCGCCGCCCTGCGCGACTATATCCAGACCGCCTGA
- a CDS encoding DUF4139 domain-containing protein: MTTVRLLTGLALMLPAAAFAQTAAVDPTGATAQGDVAVTIYNGGPSLVQDDRQLSVNAGRNRIEFPDVSARIRPETVNLSGPGFSIVEQNFDFDLLSPDKLMDKAVGQEVTLVRTNPATGAETRERAKILAANGGIVMQIGSRIEVLRDDGLPVRVIFDRVPPNLRARPTLSVTIEAARGGTVPARLSYLTPNLGWTADYVALFDAAKGAMDMQGWVTLTNNTGTSFTNAKTILVAGNPANGGGRHNWWQSSSGAIDQAGTESGPRERLGDYYLYPLADRTTIANAQQKQVSFLDVKGAPARATYEYLNSWMGSSTEPMSASSVLKFSTSKQGGLGDQLPAGTIRVYMRDARGDPQFIGENSIDHTPMGSLMALRTGEAFDVKVRPTVEQRTKKGSQRWETRMRYTLTNARPEAVTVDLAQQGLWGDTRVTAQSLEGRRVSADRMEWSVPVPANGSVDLSVTFDSRY, from the coding sequence ATGACGACTGTCCGCCTGTTGACCGGTCTGGCGCTGATGCTGCCGGCCGCCGCCTTTGCCCAGACCGCTGCTGTCGATCCCACCGGCGCCACGGCGCAGGGCGATGTCGCCGTCACCATCTATAATGGCGGTCCGTCGCTGGTGCAGGATGACCGGCAGTTGAGCGTCAATGCCGGCCGCAACCGCATCGAATTTCCCGACGTGTCCGCCCGCATCCGGCCCGAGACGGTCAATCTCTCCGGCCCCGGCTTCTCGATCGTCGAGCAGAATTTCGATTTCGACCTGCTCTCGCCCGACAAGCTGATGGACAAGGCGGTGGGGCAGGAGGTGACCCTGGTCCGCACCAATCCCGCGACCGGCGCCGAGACGCGCGAGCGCGCCAAGATATTGGCGGCCAATGGCGGCATCGTCATGCAGATCGGTTCGCGGATCGAGGTGCTGCGCGACGATGGCCTGCCGGTGCGGGTGATCTTCGACCGGGTGCCGCCCAACCTGCGCGCCCGCCCGACCCTGTCGGTGACGATCGAGGCCGCGCGCGGCGGTACCGTGCCGGCCCGGTTATCCTATCTGACGCCCAATCTCGGCTGGACCGCCGATTATGTCGCGCTGTTCGACGCGGCCAAGGGCGCGATGGACATGCAGGGCTGGGTGACGCTCACCAACAATACGGGCACGAGCTTCACCAATGCGAAGACCATTCTGGTCGCCGGCAATCCGGCCAATGGTGGCGGAAGGCATAACTGGTGGCAGTCGTCTAGCGGCGCGATCGACCAGGCCGGCACCGAAAGCGGCCCGCGCGAGCGGCTGGGCGACTATTACCTCTATCCGCTGGCTGATCGCACGACCATCGCCAATGCCCAGCAGAAGCAGGTCAGCTTCCTCGACGTGAAGGGCGCCCCGGCGCGGGCCACCTATGAATATCTCAATAGCTGGATGGGCAGTTCGACCGAGCCGATGAGCGCGTCGAGCGTGCTCAAATTCTCGACCTCGAAACAGGGCGGCCTCGGCGATCAGCTGCCGGCCGGCACGATCCGCGTTTATATGCGCGACGCGCGCGGTGATCCGCAGTTCATCGGTGAGAACAGCATCGACCATACGCCGATGGGATCGTTGATGGCGCTGCGCACCGGCGAGGCATTCGACGTCAAGGTGCGCCCGACCGTCGAGCAGCGCACGAAGAAGGGCAGCCAGCGCTGGGAAACGCGGATGCGCTACACGCTCACCAATGCCCGGCCCGAAGCGGTGACGGTCGACCTGGCCCAGCAGGGGCTATGGGGCGACACCCGCGTTACCGCACAAAGCCTGGAAGGCAGGCGCGTCTCTGCCGACCGGATGGAATGGAGCGTGCCGGTGCCGGCCAATGGCTCGGTCGATCTCAGCGTCACCTTCGATTCGCGCTACTGA
- a CDS encoding DUF4139 domain-containing protein, translating to MLLRVLVLLMLCLGIAPARAGTVVSAKADSVSVTVYRQPGRTKGAIDPKWPGGYALINETRSIDLPQGESVVRFEGVAEGLMPETAILSGMPQGVREKNRDARLLSPAGLVDAYLKRSVTLRRTDRKTGKVSEQDALISAGPMGGVIVQTAQGYEALGCSGLPERMLYPRVPTDLSSRPTLSVIATSARPTRVTLQLTYLAEGFDWAANYVADMQDDGRHLDLMAWLTVANGGVTGFADARLSVIAGQPNKQGRKVQPRPTGGPLSLRCWQMDITSTHPQWELFPIDMPQAEAMMDSAQEIVLTARRVPAPMMAAPPPPPPPPPPPPPEDVGDLKLYRVPMTVDVAARGQKQVALLRQPDVLVERLYAATLDYRDGNGGSRPMTLRLRLQNRKADGLGLAMPSGRVALFETIDGQRLLAGETDIGDKAEGERVDYDIAQSADVRIMAVIGGHSTKARRWTLTLTNARPFDATAEILIPHDIAPRPTQMERRGNSWVWRAIIPANGQVSYSYDQKLR from the coding sequence GTGCTGCTGCGCGTCCTTGTTCTTCTTATGCTCTGCCTCGGCATCGCGCCGGCGCGGGCGGGGACGGTGGTCTCCGCCAAGGCCGATTCGGTTTCGGTCACCGTCTATCGCCAGCCTGGCCGCACCAAGGGGGCGATCGATCCCAAATGGCCCGGCGGCTATGCGCTGATCAACGAAACCCGCAGCATCGACCTGCCACAGGGCGAATCGGTTGTCCGGTTCGAGGGGGTGGCCGAGGGATTGATGCCCGAAACCGCGATCCTCTCCGGCATGCCGCAGGGCGTGCGCGAGAAGAATCGCGATGCCCGGCTGCTCTCGCCGGCCGGTCTGGTCGACGCCTATCTCAAGCGTAGCGTCACCCTGCGCCGCACCGATCGCAAGACCGGCAAGGTCAGCGAGCAGGACGCGCTCATCAGCGCCGGGCCGATGGGCGGCGTCATCGTCCAGACGGCGCAGGGCTATGAGGCGCTGGGGTGCAGCGGCCTGCCCGAACGCATGCTCTATCCGCGCGTGCCGACCGACCTGTCGTCGCGTCCGACGCTATCGGTGATCGCCACCAGCGCCCGGCCGACCCGCGTCACGCTGCAACTTACCTATCTGGCCGAGGGTTTCGACTGGGCCGCCAATTATGTCGCCGACATGCAGGATGATGGCCGCCATCTCGATCTCATGGCCTGGCTGACCGTGGCCAATGGCGGCGTCACCGGCTTTGCCGACGCCCGGCTCAGCGTCATCGCCGGCCAGCCCAACAAACAGGGCCGTAAGGTGCAACCACGTCCGACCGGCGGTCCGTTGTCGTTGCGCTGCTGGCAGATGGACATCACCAGCACCCATCCGCAGTGGGAGCTGTTCCCGATCGACATGCCGCAGGCCGAGGCGATGATGGATTCGGCGCAGGAGATCGTGCTGACCGCGCGTCGCGTTCCCGCGCCTATGATGGCCGCGCCGCCACCCCCGCCGCCGCCTCCACCTCCTCCACCGCCGGAGGATGTCGGCGACCTCAAACTCTATCGCGTCCCGATGACCGTCGACGTTGCGGCCAGGGGACAGAAGCAGGTGGCGTTGCTGCGCCAGCCCGATGTGCTGGTCGAGCGCCTCTATGCCGCGACCCTCGACTATCGCGACGGCAATGGCGGGTCACGGCCGATGACGCTGCGTCTGCGGCTTCAGAACCGCAAGGCCGACGGTCTGGGACTCGCCATGCCTTCGGGCCGGGTCGCTCTGTTCGAGACGATCGACGGCCAGCGCCTGCTCGCGGGCGAAACCGATATTGGCGACAAGGCGGAAGGCGAACGGGTCGATTATGATATCGCTCAGAGCGCCGATGTCCGCATCATGGCGGTCATCGGCGGCCATTCGACCAAGGCGCGGCGCTGGACGCTGACCCTCACCAATGCGCGGCCGTTTGATGCGACGGCGGAAATCCTCATTCCCCACGACATCGCGCCGCGTCCGACGCAGATGGAGCGCCGCGGCAATAGCTGGGTGTGGCGCGCCATCATCCCGGCCAACGGGCAGGTCAGCTATAGCTACGACCAGAAGCTGCGCTGA
- a CDS encoding lipopolysaccharide biosynthesis protein: MGLQEADAADAGFGARVKKAIFWRSGSQIISQILSWVVTLAVIRLLDPKDYGLFAMTQVILNFATFLNGYGLVAALVQSEDLESHRLRQAFTIMLLLNGSLALLQLAIAPLAADYYDQPMVAQLLRVQALLYLSTPFIAIPEAITARALDFRRPAFINLIAAIASAAMALVGALSGWGVWTLVFAPMTGFWVKALGYMLVTGFRPIPSFDFSGTRAMILYGASLLGSQLFWIIQSQSDIFIGGRVLTPHQLGLYAEALFLTQIFVSKFIPPLNEVAFPAYARMQKDVSRVAWSFCKAVRLLMLISCPIYLGMAVTAEPLVETLFGQKWLEMAPFVSILALAMPFMTLQVMFAPVSNALGRPGTTARIAAIGAILMASAFLIGIQWGAIGLAWAWLGAFPILTIVTARLAGGPMGLRAIDLIRAAAPGLGCAILMAGVVLVIDRLLPPLAAPIRLAILVPAGGIAFLAALMLCARGTLMELVRLIVRRAPPVQAPA; encoded by the coding sequence ATGGGGTTACAGGAAGCCGATGCCGCCGACGCAGGGTTCGGCGCACGGGTGAAGAAAGCGATATTCTGGCGCTCAGGCAGCCAGATCATCTCGCAGATTCTCAGTTGGGTGGTGACGCTGGCGGTCATCCGCCTGCTCGATCCCAAGGATTATGGCCTGTTCGCCATGACCCAGGTGATTCTGAACTTCGCCACCTTCCTCAATGGCTATGGGCTGGTCGCCGCGCTGGTCCAGTCGGAGGATCTCGAATCCCACCGGCTGCGTCAGGCCTTCACCATCATGCTGCTGCTGAACGGCAGCCTGGCGCTATTGCAGCTGGCGATCGCGCCGCTGGCCGCCGACTATTATGACCAGCCGATGGTGGCGCAGCTGCTGCGGGTGCAGGCACTGCTCTATCTCTCCACCCCCTTCATCGCGATTCCCGAGGCGATCACCGCCCGCGCGCTCGATTTTCGACGCCCCGCCTTCATCAACCTGATCGCCGCCATCGCGTCGGCCGCCATGGCGCTGGTCGGCGCGCTGTCGGGCTGGGGCGTATGGACCCTGGTGTTCGCGCCGATGACCGGATTCTGGGTGAAGGCACTGGGCTATATGCTGGTCACCGGCTTTCGCCCGATTCCCAGTTTCGATTTCAGCGGCACACGGGCGATGATCCTCTATGGCGCGTCGCTGCTGGGCAGCCAGCTCTTCTGGATCATCCAGAGCCAGAGCGACATCTTCATCGGCGGCCGCGTGCTCACGCCGCATCAGCTCGGCCTTTATGCCGAAGCGCTGTTCCTGACCCAGATCTTCGTCAGCAAGTTCATCCCGCCGCTGAACGAGGTCGCCTTCCCTGCCTATGCCCGCATGCAGAAGGATGTGTCGCGGGTGGCCTGGTCCTTCTGCAAGGCGGTGCGGCTGCTGATGCTGATTTCCTGCCCCATCTATCTGGGCATGGCCGTCACCGCAGAACCGCTGGTCGAGACATTGTTCGGCCAGAAATGGCTGGAGATGGCGCCGTTTGTCTCGATCCTGGCGCTCGCCATGCCGTTCATGACGCTGCAGGTGATGTTCGCGCCGGTCAGCAATGCACTGGGCCGGCCCGGCACCACCGCCCGAATCGCCGCGATCGGGGCGATATTGATGGCGAGCGCTTTTCTGATCGGTATCCAATGGGGGGCGATCGGCCTGGCCTGGGCATGGCTGGGCGCCTTCCCGATCCTGACCATCGTCACCGCAAGGCTCGCCGGCGGACCGATGGGGCTGCGCGCAATCGACCTGATCCGTGCCGCCGCGCCGGGGCTGGGCTGTGCCATCCTGATGGCTGGCGTGGTGCTGGTGATCGACCGCCTGCTGCCGCCGCTCGCCGCGCCGATCCGGTTGGCGATCCTGGTGCCGGCCGGCGGCATCGCCTTCCTAGCGGCGCTGATGCTGTGCGCGCGCGGCACGCTGATGGAGCTGGTGCGCCTGATCGTGCGCCGCGCGCCGCCGGTGCAGGCGCCCGCCTGA
- the prfA gene encoding peptide chain release factor 1, whose translation MHISAERIAQIEARRDEVQASMTRADLAPDAFVKLSKEYAEIEPVARAAHEVRRLRQELRALEQMAGGEDSDADPLMREMAQEEMQLLKGQLPDAERALALQLLPKDSADARPAMLEIRAGTGGDEAALFAGDLFRMYQRYADTQGWKMEMISANASEQGGFKEVVASINGTGVFAKLKFESGVHRVQRVPVTESGGRIHTSAATVAILPEPEEVDVQIADSDLKIDIYRASGAGGQHVNTTDSAVRITHLPTGIVVTQQDERSQHKNKAKAMQVLRARIYEAERERTQSEQAGARKAMVGSGDRSERIRTYNFPQGRVTDHRINLTLHRLPEILEGPGLAEVIDALVAEDEAARLAQLDGVA comes from the coding sequence ATGCACATTTCCGCCGAACGCATCGCGCAGATCGAGGCGCGCCGGGACGAGGTGCAGGCGTCGATGACGCGCGCCGACCTCGCGCCCGATGCGTTCGTGAAACTGTCCAAGGAATATGCCGAGATCGAGCCGGTGGCGCGGGCCGCGCATGAAGTGCGCCGGCTGCGTCAGGAACTGCGCGCGCTCGAACAGATGGCCGGCGGCGAGGACAGCGATGCCGATCCGCTGATGCGCGAAATGGCGCAGGAGGAAATGCAGCTGCTCAAGGGGCAGTTGCCCGATGCCGAGCGCGCGCTGGCGCTGCAGCTGCTGCCCAAGGATTCGGCCGATGCCCGCCCGGCGATGCTGGAAATCCGCGCCGGCACCGGCGGGGATGAGGCGGCTTTGTTCGCCGGCGACCTGTTCCGCATGTATCAGCGCTATGCCGATACCCAGGGCTGGAAGATGGAGATGATCTCCGCCAACGCCTCGGAACAGGGCGGCTTCAAGGAAGTGGTCGCCAGCATCAACGGCACCGGCGTCTTCGCCAAGCTGAAGTTCGAGAGCGGCGTGCATCGCGTCCAGCGCGTGCCGGTCACCGAAAGCGGCGGCCGCATTCATACCTCGGCTGCGACCGTTGCGATCCTGCCCGAGCCGGAAGAAGTTGACGTCCAGATCGCCGACTCCGACCTCAAGATCGACATCTACCGCGCGTCGGGCGCTGGCGGCCAGCACGTCAACACCACCGATTCCGCCGTGCGCATCACCCATTTGCCGACCGGCATCGTCGTGACGCAGCAGGATGAGCGTTCGCAGCACAAGAACAAGGCCAAGGCGATGCAGGTGCTGCGCGCCCGCATCTATGAGGCGGAGCGGGAGCGCACCCAGAGCGAGCAGGCCGGCGCGCGCAAGGCGATGGTCGGATCGGGCGACCGGTCGGAGCGCATTCGCACCTATAATTTCCCGCAGGGGCGCGTGACCGATCATCGCATCAACCTGACCCTGCATCGCCTGCCCGAAATCCTGGAAGGGCCGGGTCTTGCCGAAGTGATCGACGCGCTGGTGGCCGAGGATGAGGCCGCGCGCCTCGCCCAGTTGGACGGAGTGGCGTGA